In Nerophis ophidion isolate RoL-2023_Sa linkage group LG03, RoL_Noph_v1.0, whole genome shotgun sequence, the following are encoded in one genomic region:
- the odf3l2a gene encoding outer dense fiber protein 3-like protein 2a produces MEEVVAKRRPIISAKERGPGPGRYALPPTVGYINHDVTKPSSPAYTFHSRLSSAMVSVDSSPGPRYHVGANVTRFGRMDTPSYSMLGRGRRISSKGNDFQTPGPGAYSPERAPPINAQRKPPAYTIGARTRYRSVDAVPAPNSYMLPNLLGSQVPHKASGVSHSMSARRKVGAPSEDLAKTPGPSKYKIPNPDVYLQRQPSFSMQSRTKRPTYSMATPGPGSYSPERSNGLFRKAPSFTMGVRHSEFVMPLVLEIID; encoded by the exons ATGGAGGAGGTGGTCGCCAAGAGACGGCCAATAATCTCAGCCAAGGAGAGAG GACCGGGTCCGGGACGCTACGCGCTACCGCCGACCGTGGGCTACATCAACCATGACGTCACCAAGCCCAGCAGCCCCGCCTACACCTTCCACAGCCGCTTGAGCAGCGCCA TGGTCTCTGTGGATTCCAGTCCGGGACCAAGGTACCACGTTGGCGCCAATGTGACGCGATTTGGCAGAATGGACACGCCCTCCTACTCCATGTTGGGGCGGGGCAGGCGCATTAGCTCAAAAG GTAATGACTTCCAGACTCCGGGGCCGGGGGCTTACAGCCCTGAGAGGGCTCCGCCTATAAACGCTCAACGAAAACCGCCGGCTTACACGATCGGCGCTCGGACACGATATCGCTCTGTGGATGCAGTACCAGCACCCAACAG CTACATGCTTCCCAACCTACTGGGCAGTCAGGTTCCCCACAAGGCGTCGGGCGTCAGCCACAGCATGTCGGCACGCAGGAAGGTGGGCGCCCCCTCCGAGGACCTGGCCAAGACCCCCGGGCCGAGCAAATACAAAATCCCCAACCCGGACGTCTACCTCCAGCGGCAGCCCTCCTTCTCCATGCAGAGCAGGACTAAAAGACCCACTTACTCCATGGCCACGCCGGGCCCGGGGTCCTACAGCCCAGAGAGATCCAACGGGCTTTTTCGCAAGGCACCCTCCTTCACCATGGGCGTCAGGCACTCCGAGTTCGTCATGCCGCTCGTCTTGGAAATTATCGACTGA